The following proteins come from a genomic window of Candidatus Zixiibacteriota bacterium:
- a CDS encoding UbiD family decarboxylase — protein MAKSRSVKTAGVAIAPRRYPDLHQHLERLEREGLLVRVKEPVCKDTEMHPLVRWQFRGGIKERDRKAFLFEKPVDAKGRRYDIPVAIGVLAANRRIYGIGLGADPARVNELWAQARANPIPPVEIPSRAAPVHEIVLQGSELKAPGQGVDGIPVPISTPGWDNAPYVSAAHYITKDPESGIHNIGTYRAMIKAPDRVGCNPSLELGQGIYIHWEKYRARGEKMPAALSIGGVPAISYVAAQKLNYDVDEYTVAGGLVKAPIRVVRAKTVPLLVPADAEIVIEGWVNTEFLEPEAPFGESHGHVNPKEYNPYMEVTAITRRRKAILCSIISQVTPSESSVMKKMAYEPLYLDHLRNVLGVKSVVRVMLHEPLTATQKLTVVQMRKPSRAEVQRALMGAVAFRPSMSKIVIAVDDDIDPENLDAVFWALGYRSQPHRDVQIVRGMDVGHAPRHDARGSADDSCLLWDATLKQTFPPISLPKREYMERALELWNRLGLPRIEPESPWYGYSLGDWNDELEEEARLAVAGEFWKTGEKIAGQRRPAKETPVNASYYGEPKDE, from the coding sequence ATGGCGAAATCGAGGTCAGTCAAGACCGCGGGCGTTGCAATCGCGCCGCGCCGCTACCCGGACCTCCACCAGCATCTGGAGCGGCTCGAGCGCGAGGGCCTTCTGGTCCGGGTGAAGGAGCCGGTCTGCAAGGATACGGAAATGCACCCGCTGGTCCGCTGGCAGTTTCGCGGCGGCATCAAGGAACGGGACCGCAAGGCGTTTCTCTTCGAAAAGCCGGTCGACGCCAAAGGCAGGCGGTACGACATTCCGGTGGCGATCGGCGTTCTCGCGGCTAACCGCAGGATTTACGGCATCGGCCTGGGCGCCGATCCCGCCAGGGTGAACGAGCTCTGGGCGCAGGCCAGGGCCAACCCGATCCCGCCGGTGGAAATTCCCTCCCGGGCGGCGCCCGTTCACGAGATCGTCCTCCAGGGAAGCGAGCTCAAAGCTCCCGGACAGGGCGTCGACGGGATACCGGTGCCGATCTCCACTCCGGGTTGGGACAACGCTCCCTACGTGAGCGCCGCTCACTACATCACGAAGGACCCGGAAAGCGGCATTCACAACATCGGCACCTATCGCGCCATGATCAAGGCGCCGGATCGCGTCGGGTGCAACCCGTCCCTCGAGCTGGGACAGGGTATTTATATCCACTGGGAGAAGTACCGCGCCCGGGGCGAGAAGATGCCGGCCGCGCTCAGCATCGGCGGCGTGCCCGCGATCTCCTACGTCGCCGCGCAAAAGCTCAACTACGACGTGGACGAGTACACCGTGGCGGGCGGGCTGGTGAAGGCGCCGATTCGCGTCGTGCGGGCGAAGACCGTGCCGCTCCTGGTCCCGGCCGACGCCGAGATCGTCATCGAGGGCTGGGTGAACACGGAGTTCCTCGAGCCGGAGGCGCCGTTCGGCGAGTCGCACGGCCACGTCAACCCGAAGGAATACAATCCCTACATGGAGGTCACCGCGATCACGCGGCGCAGGAAAGCCATCCTCTGCTCGATCATCAGCCAGGTGACGCCCTCGGAATCGAGCGTGATGAAAAAGATGGCTTACGAGCCGCTCTATCTCGACCACCTGAGGAACGTGCTCGGGGTGAAGAGCGTGGTTCGCGTGATGCTCCACGAGCCGCTTACGGCGACGCAAAAGCTCACGGTCGTCCAGATGAGAAAGCCGAGCCGCGCGGAGGTCCAGCGCGCGCTGATGGGCGCGGTGGCCTTCCGTCCCTCGATGTCGAAGATCGTGATCGCCGTCGACGACGACATCGATCCGGAAAACCTCGACGCGGTCTTCTGGGCGCTGGGTTACCGTTCCCAGCCGCACCGCGACGTCCAGATCGTTCGCGGCATGGACGTCGGCCACGCGCCGCGCCACGACGCGCGCGGATCGGCCGACGACTCCTGCCTCCTCTGGGACGCGACGCTCAAGCAGACGTTCCCGCCCATCTCGCTGCCGAAGAGGGAGTACATGGAGCGAGCGCTCGAGCTGTGGAACCGGCTGGGTCTGCCGCGGATCGAGCCCGAATCGCCGTGGTACGGCTATTCCCTCGGCGACTGGAACGACGAGCTGGAGGAAGAGGCGAGGCTCGCCGTCGCCGGAGAATTCTGGAAAACCGGAGAGAAGATCGCCGGGCAGCGGCGGCCTGCAAAGGAGACGCCGGTCAACGCCTCGTACTACGGAGAGCCGAAGGACGAATAG
- a CDS encoding enoyl-CoA hydratase/isomerase family protein encodes MNFRAIKWSIHDNPFRPGEPCIGKITLNRPDRLNAVDPLMRLELDALCNEIAHNSVVKVVILTGEGRGFCAGGDLPSEGEALGAFEGSMGITGPYKEMAEHFFNDLRHRVLQSAMRKLEDLPQVTIAAVNGPAVGVGLEMAALCDMRLASDRARFGEVAVAAGFVPESGGARNLPKLVGIGRAMRLILTGEIIDAKEALRIGLVDDVYPHARLMEEAFNLAGRIAVNPYLSVRHAKRLIKMYWNWNRTEEGYRQELDAVLEITRTEDCLEGMRAFKEKRRPDYRYPYHARWPFAPPDTKAKKKKT; translated from the coding sequence ATGAACTTCAGAGCCATCAAATGGTCGATACACGACAACCCGTTTCGGCCCGGCGAGCCCTGCATCGGCAAGATCACGCTCAACCGGCCGGACCGCCTGAACGCGGTGGACCCGCTGATGCGGCTCGAGCTCGACGCCCTTTGCAACGAGATCGCCCACAACTCGGTCGTGAAGGTCGTCATTCTGACAGGCGAGGGCAGGGGATTTTGCGCCGGCGGAGATCTCCCCTCGGAGGGCGAAGCGCTCGGGGCCTTTGAAGGCTCGATGGGCATCACCGGGCCCTACAAGGAAATGGCGGAGCACTTCTTCAACGACCTGCGCCATCGGGTGCTCCAGAGCGCGATGAGAAAGCTCGAGGATCTGCCGCAGGTGACGATCGCGGCCGTGAACGGTCCGGCCGTGGGCGTCGGTCTGGAGATGGCGGCGCTGTGCGACATGAGGCTCGCCTCCGATCGGGCGCGCTTCGGCGAGGTGGCGGTGGCCGCGGGATTCGTGCCCGAAAGCGGCGGCGCGAGGAACCTGCCGAAGCTCGTCGGGATCGGCAGGGCGATGCGGTTGATCCTCACCGGCGAGATCATCGACGCGAAGGAGGCGCTGCGGATCGGGCTGGTGGACGACGTCTATCCTCACGCGCGTTTGATGGAGGAGGCTTTCAACCTCGCGGGCCGGATCGCCGTCAACCCGTACCTTTCCGTGCGCCACGCCAAGCGGCTGATCAAGATGTACTGGAACTGGAACCGCACCGAGGAAGGCTACCGGCAGGAGCTCGACGCCGTGCTGGAGATCACCCGCACCGAAGACTGCCTCGAGGGCATGCGCGCGTTCAAGGAGAAGCGCCGGCCCGACTATCGCTACCCGTACCATGCGCGCTGGCCGTTCGCGCCGCCGGACACGAAGGCGAAAAAGAAGAAAACGTAG
- a CDS encoding acyl-CoA synthetase, with the protein MTAVERTSPTQGVPAEGEWPWPGYRTVPARLNIAAEVLGRQIERGFGPRPALVHDGGVTTYEELHRGATALAANLAGLGLKRGDLVLFLLPSSVEFAVSFLGTLQAGAIPVLVNSLLGMADLEAILERTEPRWAITESSRAGVVRALRPSSSIERLICAGGAAAGELAWESLVQGRAETFAGADTAADEPAFIVCTSGTTAKPKAIVHAHRWIVALGDLNRYRLPPRENDVVMATGEWSFISALGHNLLFPLRNGVTGAILGGRATVENILSAVERHRVTVLYSVATVYRRMLAEPDFEKRYDLRSLRCAHSTGEALREATYGEWKRRVGCELYEHYGVSEYQLVVGHGSRHPVKPGSVGRLLPGTAVEILNDDLRSVPPGELGHFAISTKDPGLFLGYYRDAARTEAAIRDGWYLTGDLAYRDQEGYFFIAGRKDDCFKSRGIFISPVEIENALQEHPDVIEAAVVPLPDREIGNRIRAVVVPRDRRAPSNRLAEAIRSHLRARLAPYKVPHVVEFADSLPKSPIGKILRSALVPGEERR; encoded by the coding sequence GTGACGGCAGTGGAACGAACCTCGCCGACCCAAGGCGTACCGGCTGAAGGAGAATGGCCCTGGCCGGGCTACCGGACCGTCCCGGCGCGCCTCAATATCGCCGCCGAGGTACTGGGCCGGCAGATCGAGCGCGGCTTCGGCCCCCGGCCCGCGCTGGTTCACGACGGCGGCGTCACGACCTACGAGGAACTCCATCGCGGGGCAACGGCGCTCGCGGCGAATCTGGCCGGGCTGGGATTGAAACGAGGAGACCTGGTTCTCTTTCTTCTCCCCAGCTCCGTCGAGTTCGCGGTCTCGTTTCTGGGGACGCTCCAGGCCGGAGCGATTCCGGTGCTCGTCAACTCGCTGCTCGGCATGGCCGACCTCGAAGCCATCCTGGAGCGGACCGAGCCCAGGTGGGCGATCACCGAGAGCTCGCGCGCGGGCGTGGTGCGCGCTCTGCGGCCGTCGAGCTCCATCGAGCGTCTCATCTGCGCCGGCGGCGCCGCTGCCGGCGAGCTGGCGTGGGAGTCGCTGGTGCAAGGGAGGGCGGAGACCTTCGCCGGCGCTGACACGGCGGCCGACGAGCCGGCGTTCATCGTCTGCACCTCCGGCACCACCGCGAAGCCCAAGGCCATCGTCCACGCGCATCGCTGGATCGTCGCGCTCGGCGATCTCAACCGCTACCGGCTTCCGCCACGGGAAAACGACGTGGTGATGGCGACCGGCGAGTGGAGCTTCATCAGCGCTCTGGGACACAACCTGCTCTTTCCGCTGCGAAACGGGGTCACCGGGGCGATCCTCGGCGGGCGCGCTACGGTGGAAAACATCCTGTCGGCCGTCGAGCGGCACCGGGTCACCGTGCTTTACTCGGTGGCGACCGTCTACCGCCGTATGCTCGCCGAGCCCGATTTCGAGAAGCGGTACGATCTCCGCAGCCTTCGCTGCGCTCATTCCACGGGCGAGGCCCTTCGGGAGGCGACATACGGGGAATGGAAGAGGCGAGTGGGGTGCGAGCTTTACGAGCACTACGGTGTCTCCGAGTACCAGCTCGTCGTCGGCCACGGATCGCGCCACCCGGTGAAGCCGGGCTCCGTCGGCAGGCTGCTGCCCGGCACGGCCGTGGAAATCCTGAACGACGATCTGCGGTCCGTCCCGCCCGGAGAGCTCGGCCACTTCGCCATCTCGACGAAAGATCCCGGCCTTTTCCTTGGATACTACCGGGACGCGGCGCGAACCGAAGCGGCGATCCGTGATGGCTGGTATCTCACCGGCGACCTCGCGTATCGGGACCAGGAGGGGTACTTCTTCATCGCCGGCCGGAAGGACGATTGTTTCAAGAGCCGCGGAATCTTCATCTCGCCGGTGGAGATCGAAAACGCGCTGCAGGAGCACCCCGACGTGATCGAGGCCGCGGTCGTGCCCCTGCCCGACCGCGAGATCGGCAACCGGATCAGGGCGGTGGTGGTGCCGCGCGACAGGCGGGCCCCGTCGAACCGGCTCGCCGAAGCGATCCGCAGCCATCTTCGGGCGCGGCTCGCGCCGTACAAGGTTCCTCACGTGGTCGAGTTCGCCGATTCACTGCCGAAAAGCCCCATCGGCAAGATCCTTCGCTCGGCGCTGGTCCCGGGCGAGGAGCGAAGGTAA